One stretch of Miscanthus floridulus cultivar M001 chromosome 18, ASM1932011v1, whole genome shotgun sequence DNA includes these proteins:
- the LOC136520709 gene encoding cytochrome P450 88A1, which produces MLGVEEASSASALPSWAAALLLGAAALVLLDAAARRAHGWYREASLGAARRARLPPGEMGWPVVGGMWAFLRAFKSGKPDAFIASFVRRFGRTGVYRGFMFSSPTVLVTTPEACKQVLMDDDAFVTGWPKATVALIGPKSFIAMPYDEHRRLRKLTAAPINGFDALTAYLPFIDCTVTSSLRAWADESSSGRGIEFLTELRRMTFKIILQIFLGGADEATTRSLERSYTDLNYGMRAMAINLPGFAYRRALRARRGLVAVLQGVLDERRAAKAKGVVVSGSGGVDMMDRLIGAADERGRRLDDDEIIDVLIMYLNAGHESSGHITMWATVFLQENPDIFAKAKAEQEAIMRSIPASQQGLTLRDFRKMEYLSQVIDETLRLVNISFVSFRQATKDVFVNGYLIPKGWKVQLWYRSVHMDPQVYPDPTKFNPSRWEGHSPRAGTFLAFGLGARLCPGNDLAKLEISVFLHHFLLGYKLTRTNPRCRVRYLPHPRPVDNCLAKITRVSEDY; this is translated from the exons ATGCTCGGCGTGGAGGAGGCGTCGTCGGCGTCGGCGCTGCCGTCGTGGGCCGCGGCGCTGCTGCTGGGCGCCGCAGCGTTGGTGCTCCTGGACGCCGCGGCGCGGAGGGCGCACGGGTGGTACAGGGAGGCGTCTctgggcgcggcgcggcgggcgcggctgCCGCCGGGGGAGATGGGGTGGCCCGTCGTCGGCGGCATGTGGGCCTTTCTCCGTGCCTTCAAGTCCGGCAAGCCCGACGCCTTCATCGCCTCCTTCGTCCGACG GTTCGGGCGCACGGGCGTGTACCGAGGCTTCATGTTCAGCAGCCCGACGGTGCTGGTGACGACGCCGGAGGCGTGCAAGCAGGTGCTGATGGACGACGACGCGTTCGTGACGGGGTGGCCCAAGGCGACGGTGGCGCTGATCGGGCCCAAGTCGTTCATTGCGATGCCGTACGACGAGCACCGACGACTGCGCAAGCTCACGGCCGCGCCCATCAACGGCTTCGACGCGCTCACCGCGTACCTGCCCTTCATCGACTGCACCGTGACGTCGTCGCTGCGCGCGTGGGCCGACGAATCGTCTTCCGGGAGGGGTATCGAGTTCCTGACGGAGCTGCGGCGGATGACGTTCAAGATCATCTTGCAGATCTTCCTGGGCGGCGCGGACGAGGCGACGACGCGCTCGCTGGAGCGGAGCTACACGGACCTCAACTACGGGATGCGCGCCATGGCCATCAACCTGCCCGGGTTCGCGTACCGCAGGGCGCTGCGCGCGCGCCGGGGGCTCGTGGCCGTGCTGCAGGGCGTGCTGGACGAGCGGCGCGCCGCCAAGGCCAAGGGGGTGGTGGTGTCGGGTTCCGGCGGCGTGGACATGATGGACCGGCTGATCGGGGCGGCGGACGAGCGCGGGCGGCGGCTGGACGACGACGAGATCATCGACGTGCTCATCATGTACCTCAACGCCGGGCACGAGTCGTCCGGCCACATCACCATGTGGGCCACCGTGTTCCTGCAGGAGAACCCGGACATCTTCGCAAAGGCAAAG GCGGAGCAGGAGGCGATCATGAGGAGCATCCCGGCGTCGCAGCAGGGGCTCACGCTCAGGGACTTCAGGAAGATGGAGTACCTCTCACAG GTGATCGATGAGACGCTGCGGCTCGTCAACATCTCCTTCGTCTCCTTCCGTCAGGCCACGAAAGACGTCTTCGTGAACG GGTACCTGATCCCCAAGGGGTGGAAGGTGCAGCTATGGTACCGGAGCGTGCACATGGACCCCCAGGTGTACCCTGACCCCACCAAGTTCAACCCGTCAAGATGGGAGGGCCACTCGCCGAGAGCCGGCACGTTCCTGGCGTTCGGGCTCGGCGCCAGGCTCTGCCCCGGCAACGACCTCGCCAAGCTCGAGATCTCCGTcttcctccaccacttcctcctggGCTACAA GCTGACGAGGACGAACCCGAGGTGCCGGGTGAGGTACCTGCCGCACCCGAGGCCGGTGGACAACTGCTTGGCTAAGATCACCAGAGTCTCGGAAGATTACTAG